The stretch of DNA GCTCCACTGCCAGCCCTGCTGCTGGGGAGATTGTGATTTCCTGGTCGGGGTAAGGAGCTTCTGGTGCTGCACTATGGATCCTGAGGGTCCGTAGACCTAGCAGTGCCAGGTACTGACTGTCCATTGGTTTTATTCCACAAAAAGACAACAGCAAATGGCCAACCATGCTCCGGTTGAGCAGCTCCTCCAGAACCCAGAGCTCCTTCACCCACACGGTGAGTCGTCCAGGCTCTCTGAGCCCAGCAGAGGGCAGAGCAGAGCGCAAAACGGTGTGGCATCTGCACAGCGAGTTGGCCAGAGCTTCGTCGCATTCCCGGATGGGTGTGGAGCAGCTGCAGTTCCGCAGGTTGTAGCCCGGGGTGCCACTGTTGAACAACAGCGTGGTATTGACTGACAGAGAAGTTTCAGACAGGGGGGCTGAGTTTGTTGTCTGGGTGACTTGGGTTAGTGAGAACAGCAACCACAATGACCATGGCAACAAGATAGAGGAGACAGTGTTTGGAGACATCTCCATAGAGATCAAAGAGACTACATCTTCACCACGTGGAGAGACCTGATTGTAGAAAGATGGCCAAAGCTGTAAACAGATAGACAAAGTAAAGTTAGCATGTATACAAGTAGAGACAGCAATACAGTTTGCAGTACttcaaatgtagttattgtgGCTCTCTCATCCAAGACCAGAGCTCAGCAGTATCCCAGATTGAATCACCCCTCAAATGACACACAAAGGAACTCTTTCTCGCTCTGTGCTCTATAGTAACCTGCTTCAGCTCCGTACTTTTACAACATGTGGAGGCCAGCTTGAGACCAAACTGAATTCATTTATATCCAGTTCAGtcatctcattttctctctctctccctccttcacacacacacacacacaaacacacacgcacacatataatTGAGACACTTTTTTCTTGTGCTCCAATTTTACTGGGGAGAGGTCCTTCCAGGCCCCAGTCCACTGCGAATGGCGTACAGCTGCTAATAAAAGTCCCTACGTCATGCTGTGGTGAAATAGGCAGTGGCCAGTCAGGAATAATGAAACACTGGCCTCTTTATTTACCCATTCAGTAAGGATAGAAAAGTGGACTCAAGTAGTAGTCTTGACTTCCGGAGTAAAAGTTTCCccactcttctctttctttgaaAAAGGAGAAGACTTTCCAGTGTTAAGGTTTGTCAAAGTCGACTTTTTTGTGTGCAGcagtagtcagtagtcagtGAATATTTTAGGATGGTGGTATGGTGTGATATGCTggagatgaatgaatgaaatacaaataactgtTGGAGTAAAAGTGA from Cyclopterus lumpus isolate fCycLum1 chromosome 21, fCycLum1.pri, whole genome shotgun sequence encodes:
- the LOC117750958 gene encoding uncharacterized protein C21orf62-like — translated: MEMSPNTVSSILLPWSLWLLFSLTQVTQTTNSAPLSETSLSVNTTLLFNSGTPGYNLRNCSCSTPIRECDEALANSLCRCHTVLRSALPSAGLREPGRLTVWVKELWVLEELLNRSMVGHLLLSFCGIKPMDSQYLALLGLRTLRIHSAAPEAPYPDQEITISPAAGLAVELETLYLDLSSSYHVTFLDLAVLNGLSVLKAYSVVGPPAQTLSQHFPHLALPLSLPSSTTHGDPTDPSEQAAEPLQNLLVTFVY